A genomic segment from Bacillus cereus G9842 encodes:
- a CDS encoding YrzI family small protein: MKFKAFFLTITIQKRKLSQKEILREQHIQNIMDEVKERQSSYYTRLF; encoded by the coding sequence ATGAAATTTAAAGCATTCTTTTTAACAATCACCATTCAAAAACGTAAGCTTTCACAGAAAGAGATTTTACGTGAGCAACACATCCAAAACATTATGGACGAAGTAAAAGAGCGCCAATCTTCTTATTACACTCGTCTTTTCTAA
- a CDS encoding YrzI family small protein → MKFHLFFLTITIQKETISQNELKQERQYKQVINEIRDRRSKYYTHL, encoded by the coding sequence ATGAAGTTTCACCTTTTCTTTTTAACGATTACGATTCAAAAAGAAACAATATCTCAAAATGAATTAAAACAAGAAAGACAATATAAACAAGTTATTAATGAAATTCGAGATCGTAGAAGCAAATACTACACTCACCTTTAA
- a CDS encoding LL-diaminopimelate aminotransferase yields the protein MTYTLATRMKAFQSSIFSELGAYKKEKIAAGHNMIDLSIGNPDMPPADFVRETMVHTASEKESYGYTLSGIQEFHEAVTEYYINTHNVLLNADKEVLLLMGSQDGLVHLPMVYANPGDIILVPDPGYTAYETGIQMAGATSYYMPLKKENDFLPDLEVIPEEIADQAKMMILNFPGNPVPAMAHEDFFKEVIAFAKKHNIIVVHDFAYAEFYFDGNKPISFLSVHGAKEVGVEINSLSKSYSLAGSRIGYMIGNEEIVRALTQFKSNTDYGVFLPIQKAASAALRNGAAFCEKNRDIYQERRDTLVDGFRTFGWNVDKPAGSMFVWAEIPQGWTSLDFAYALMDRANVVVTPGHAFGPHGEGFVRIALVQDKEVLQQVVENIRNSGIFVLEKVNELVKN from the coding sequence ATGACTTACACGTTAGCAACTAGAATGAAAGCATTCCAATCTTCTATATTTAGTGAATTAGGAGCCTATAAAAAAGAAAAAATTGCAGCAGGTCATAACATGATTGATTTGAGCATCGGAAATCCTGATATGCCGCCCGCTGATTTTGTAAGAGAAACAATGGTACATACAGCGAGTGAGAAAGAGAGCTACGGGTATACATTATCAGGTATTCAAGAATTTCACGAAGCTGTAACTGAATATTACATCAACACTCATAACGTTTTATTAAATGCAGATAAAGAAGTTTTATTATTAATGGGTTCACAAGACGGGCTCGTTCATTTACCTATGGTTTATGCAAATCCAGGTGATATTATATTAGTTCCTGATCCAGGATATACAGCTTATGAAACAGGTATTCAAATGGCTGGTGCAACATCTTACTACATGCCTTTAAAGAAAGAGAATGATTTCTTACCAGACTTAGAAGTCATCCCTGAAGAAATTGCCGATCAAGCGAAGATGATGATTTTAAACTTCCCAGGGAATCCCGTTCCAGCAATGGCCCATGAAGATTTCTTTAAAGAAGTAATCGCATTCGCGAAAAAGCATAATATTATCGTTGTCCATGATTTTGCTTATGCTGAATTTTATTTCGATGGTAATAAGCCAATTAGCTTCCTCTCTGTACATGGTGCTAAAGAAGTTGGCGTAGAAATCAATTCTTTGTCAAAAAGTTATAGTTTAGCAGGTAGCCGTATTGGATATATGATTGGAAACGAAGAAATTGTTCGTGCACTTACTCAATTTAAATCTAATACCGACTACGGTGTATTTTTACCAATTCAAAAAGCGGCATCTGCAGCACTAAGAAATGGCGCGGCATTTTGTGAGAAAAACCGCGATATTTATCAAGAACGGAGAGATACTTTAGTCGATGGATTCCGAACATTTGGTTGGAATGTCGATAAGCCAGCCGGTAGTATGTTTGTCTGGGCTGAAATTCCACAAGGATGGACTTCTCTAGACTTCGCTTATGCATTAATGGATCGTGCGAATGTCGTTGTTACACCTGGTCATGCATTTGGACCTCACGGAGAAGGCTTCGTACGTATTGCACTCGTTCAAGATAAAGAAGTGTTGCAACAAGTTGTTGAAAACATTAGAAATAGCGGCATTTTCGTCCTTGAAAAAGTAAATGAATTAGTTAAAAATTAG
- a CDS encoding MFS transporter — protein sequence MWRNKNVWIVLIGEFIAGLGLWLGILGNLEFMQKYVPSDFMKSVILFIGLLAGVLVGPMAGRVIDQYEKKKVLLYAGFGRVLSVIFMFFAIQFESIAFMIAFMVALQISAAFYFPALQSVIPLIVRENELLQMNGVHMNVGTIARIAGTSLGGILLVVMSLQYMYAFSMAAYALLFLSTFFLQFEDKKSTTPSKQAAKDNSFMEVFRILKGIPIAFTALILSIIPLLFIAGFNLMVINISEMQHDPTIKGFIYTIEGVAFMLGAFVIKRLSDHFKPEKLLYFFAICTAFAHLSLFFSDIKWMALTSFGLFGFSVGCFFPIMSTIFQTKVEKSYHGRLFSFRNMFERVMFQIVLLGTGFFLDTIGLQYMVLIFGVVSLLIISISLSKQKHYEKQHSQSANL from the coding sequence ATGTGGCGTAATAAAAATGTTTGGATTGTTTTAATTGGGGAGTTTATTGCAGGTCTAGGATTATGGCTTGGTATTCTTGGCAACCTTGAGTTTATGCAAAAATATGTCCCTTCTGATTTCATGAAATCAGTTATATTATTTATCGGACTATTAGCCGGTGTTCTAGTTGGCCCTATGGCCGGTCGTGTCATCGATCAGTATGAAAAGAAAAAAGTTCTTCTTTACGCTGGATTTGGTCGAGTTTTAAGTGTTATTTTCATGTTTTTCGCTATTCAATTTGAAAGTATCGCATTTATGATTGCATTTATGGTTGCTCTTCAAATTTCAGCAGCATTTTATTTCCCTGCATTACAATCTGTAATTCCACTCATCGTACGTGAGAATGAGTTATTACAAATGAACGGTGTACATATGAATGTTGGTACAATCGCTCGTATTGCAGGTACTTCACTAGGTGGAATTCTTTTAGTTGTAATGAGTTTACAGTATATGTACGCCTTTTCAATGGCAGCATACGCCTTATTATTCCTCTCGACGTTCTTCCTACAATTCGAAGACAAGAAATCAACAACACCAAGTAAACAAGCTGCAAAAGACAATAGCTTTATGGAAGTATTTCGTATTTTAAAAGGAATTCCTATTGCTTTTACAGCACTTATATTAAGTATCATCCCTCTATTATTTATAGCAGGGTTTAATTTAATGGTTATTAACATTAGCGAAATGCAACATGATCCTACGATTAAAGGGTTCATATATACAATTGAAGGTGTCGCATTTATGTTAGGTGCCTTCGTAATTAAACGTCTATCTGATCATTTCAAACCCGAAAAATTACTATATTTCTTCGCAATTTGTACTGCTTTTGCACACCTGTCATTGTTCTTTAGCGATATAAAATGGATGGCTCTTACATCATTTGGTTTGTTTGGGTTTAGTGTTGGCTGCTTCTTCCCTATTATGTCGACAATTTTCCAAACGAAAGTGGAAAAAAGTTATCACGGTCGCCTCTTCTCATTCCGTAATATGTTTGAGAGGGTTATGTTCCAAATCGTCTTACTTGGCACAGGGTTCTTCTTAGATACAATTGGGTTACAATATATGGTTCTCATCTTCGGAGTCGTTTCATTATTGATTATTTCTATTTCCCTTTCTAAGCAGAAACATTATGAAAAACAGCATTCACAATCTGCGAATTTATAA
- a CDS encoding ABC transporter ATP-binding protein, with protein sequence MIALETKDVTKKYKKKIAVNEVTISLEENKIYGLLGRNGAGKTTLLNLLAGQITSSSGSVSIFGEDVFENSKAMQNICFVRVKEESHLSYSVKEIFKICNMFYKNWDQKFAEELAGKFQLNITEKYHKLSHGMQTVIGIIKGLASRATITIFDEPTTGLDAAHRELFYSLLLEDYGEYPRTIILSTHLVEEVTHVIEEVIIIKEGALVVQSTVEDLLQQGHIISGQKGKVEEFLINKKVINKEIYGNKGIAVIWEELSNEDCYSLEKEGLVIDRITLQKLFIHMTGGEVE encoded by the coding sequence ATGATTGCACTTGAAACGAAAGATGTAACGAAAAAGTATAAAAAGAAAATAGCTGTAAATGAAGTAACGATTTCATTGGAAGAGAATAAAATATATGGTTTGCTTGGAAGGAACGGAGCAGGGAAAACGACTTTATTAAATTTACTAGCAGGACAAATTACTTCAAGTAGTGGAAGTGTATCAATATTTGGTGAAGATGTTTTTGAAAATAGTAAAGCGATGCAAAATATTTGTTTCGTTAGAGTAAAAGAAGAGTCTCATTTAAGTTATAGCGTAAAAGAAATTTTTAAGATATGTAACATGTTTTATAAAAATTGGGATCAGAAGTTTGCTGAAGAACTGGCGGGTAAATTTCAGCTTAATATAACAGAGAAATACCATAAACTATCTCATGGCATGCAAACAGTTATAGGAATTATTAAAGGGTTAGCAAGCAGAGCGACAATTACTATTTTTGATGAACCAACTACAGGATTAGACGCAGCACATCGTGAGTTATTTTATAGTTTACTACTAGAAGATTACGGGGAGTATCCCAGAACAATTATATTATCAACACATCTGGTAGAAGAAGTAACCCATGTTATTGAAGAAGTAATTATCATAAAAGAAGGTGCACTTGTTGTTCAATCAACAGTGGAAGATTTATTGCAACAAGGTCATATTATTTCAGGGCAAAAAGGTAAAGTGGAGGAGTTCTTGATTAATAAAAAAGTTATAAATAAAGAAATTTATGGGAATAAAGGTATTGCTGTTATATGGGAAGAGCTTTCTAATGAAGATTGTTACTCTCTTGAAAAAGAAGGTTTAGTAATTGATAGAATTACATTACAAAAACTATTTATTCACATGACTGGTGGTGAAGTGGAATGA
- a CDS encoding DUF4825 domain-containing protein, producing the protein MKYMHHNIIVMLTIFLFITACSNGERIKDIYDVSSDDFKKYTGTYVGKNSDVVAIINHLPGGGTVQSISLENENIKVNYGAKESGALTEEMIETYWFDEKDTMKKNFLFNIIYLVVLVPNANSYEFQVENIKFMMKREEILSILHGKFDDFPKEDDIWDKKKVVKFLNDHNEKIKMLVEDKDFRKSLFAKYPVSQLK; encoded by the coding sequence ATGAAATATATGCATCATAACATAATCGTTATGCTAACAATTTTTTTATTTATTACGGCTTGTTCTAATGGAGAAAGAATAAAAGATATATATGATGTTAGTTCAGATGATTTTAAGAAATATACTGGGACATACGTTGGTAAAAATTCAGATGTGGTTGCAATTATTAATCATTTACCCGGTGGTGGAACAGTTCAAAGTATAAGTTTAGAAAATGAAAATATAAAAGTGAACTATGGCGCAAAAGAGAGTGGGGCTCTTACAGAAGAAATGATTGAGACGTATTGGTTTGATGAGAAAGATACGATGAAGAAGAATTTTCTCTTTAACATTATTTATCTTGTAGTTTTAGTGCCAAATGCAAACAGTTACGAGTTTCAGGTAGAGAATATAAAATTTATGATGAAAAGGGAGGAAATCCTATCAATCTTGCATGGGAAATTTGATGATTTTCCAAAAGAAGATGATATATGGGATAAAAAGAAAGTAGTAAAGTTTCTTAACGATCATAATGAAAAAATTAAAATGCTTGTGGAAGATAAAGATTTTCGGAAATCTTTATTTGCTAAATATCCAGTGAGCCAGTTGAAATAA
- a CDS encoding YrzI family small protein encodes MTFHIFFFTTVLQKNTLSETEIIRKQQLKQLTDKITDIKSSYYTQMY; translated from the coding sequence ATGACTTTTCATATTTTCTTTTTTACGACTGTGCTTCAAAAAAATACTTTATCTGAAACTGAAATCATTCGTAAACAACAGTTAAAACAACTGACTGATAAAATAACTGACATTAAAAGTTCATACTACACTCAAATGTATTAA
- a CDS encoding 2'-5' RNA ligase family protein has product MRTILLFLNNMFISEIEDIRQKHDPLFGLIPPHITIVFPFESSISNDELKLHIINVSKPIQNIEIEFKNQITSEREYLFLRVEKGKEQIEELHNILYTGPLLQFLKEDIPYIPHVTVGRKESVALAAEVVKEIPSFHGKLNCVIDRISVERIGENGESIIEFEVPFLKS; this is encoded by the coding sequence ATGCGTACAATTTTACTTTTTCTAAACAACATGTTCATTAGCGAAATCGAGGACATTAGGCAAAAACATGATCCTTTATTTGGATTAATTCCACCGCATATTACAATTGTATTCCCATTTGAAAGTTCGATTTCAAATGATGAGCTGAAATTACATATTATAAATGTATCAAAACCGATACAGAATATAGAAATTGAATTTAAGAATCAAATTACAAGTGAAAGAGAATATTTGTTTTTACGAGTTGAAAAGGGGAAAGAACAAATAGAGGAACTACATAATATTCTATATACAGGACCTTTATTACAATTTTTGAAAGAAGACATTCCGTACATCCCGCATGTAACAGTCGGAAGAAAAGAAAGTGTCGCGTTAGCTGCTGAAGTAGTGAAGGAGATTCCTAGTTTTCATGGGAAGTTAAATTGTGTGATTGATAGAATAAGCGTGGAGCGAATTGGAGAGAACGGGGAATCAATTATTGAATTTGAAGTGCCATTTCTAAAAAGCTGA
- a CDS encoding GntR family transcriptional regulator: MKPTLEQNKLIYIQIAETIESDILKDILLEEEQVPSTNQFAKMLQINPATAAKGVNVLVDEGILYKKRGIGMFVAKGAKEVVLKKRQNTFMTEYLPKVWEEAKVLEISKDELMDMIQKITKEGKEG; encoded by the coding sequence GTGAAGCCGACTCTAGAACAAAATAAATTAATATACATACAAATTGCAGAAACGATTGAATCTGATATTTTAAAAGACATATTGCTTGAAGAAGAACAAGTTCCATCGACAAATCAATTTGCGAAGATGTTACAAATAAATCCGGCTACCGCAGCTAAAGGGGTGAATGTATTAGTGGATGAGGGGATTTTATATAAAAAGAGAGGGATCGGAATGTTTGTTGCAAAGGGAGCGAAAGAAGTCGTACTAAAAAAAAGACAAAATACTTTTATGACTGAATATTTACCTAAAGTGTGGGAAGAAGCGAAAGTACTAGAAATATCAAAAGATGAATTGATGGATATGATTCAAAAGATTACGAAGGAGGGGAAAGAGGGATGA
- the coaW gene encoding type II pantothenate kinase, whose protein sequence is MERTIGIDAGGTLTKIAYFNEKRLLTFEKFYSHEQHKIIDWIKNNNGIKQICITGGKSKLLQQLLTGSYKIIELNEFEATLAGVQYILKEEKHAIRNFILTNIGTGTSIHYVYNEQYIRAGGTGVGGGTIMGLSKLLTNIDHFEDVIPLTKVGSRKELDITVGDIYGGILSPIDNNLTASNFGKAAITESNNSSSDILATVQGLVGEVVTALSLQFAETKNIEHIIYIGSTLCNNVQLQHIISSYTEYQNKTPIFLQDGGNSGAIGALLHATK, encoded by the coding sequence ATGGAACGTACTATCGGTATCGATGCTGGAGGCACATTAACGAAAATAGCTTATTTTAACGAAAAAAGGCTATTAACTTTTGAAAAATTTTATTCACATGAACAACATAAAATAATAGATTGGATTAAAAACAACAATGGCATAAAACAAATATGTATTACGGGTGGTAAATCGAAACTATTACAGCAACTGCTTACAGGTTCATATAAAATAATAGAGCTAAACGAATTTGAAGCTACTCTTGCAGGTGTCCAATACATATTAAAAGAAGAAAAACATGCTATACGCAATTTTATTTTAACCAATATCGGTACAGGTACTTCTATCCATTACGTTTATAATGAACAATATATTCGCGCTGGTGGAACCGGAGTTGGCGGTGGGACTATTATGGGACTTTCAAAATTGTTAACAAATATAGATCATTTTGAAGATGTAATCCCTCTAACAAAAGTAGGATCTAGAAAAGAACTAGATATTACGGTTGGAGATATTTATGGTGGTATTCTTTCCCCTATCGATAATAACTTAACTGCTAGTAACTTCGGAAAAGCAGCCATTACAGAATCAAATAATAGTAGCTCCGATATACTAGCTACTGTACAAGGACTTGTCGGTGAAGTCGTTACTGCATTAAGCCTTCAATTCGCTGAAACAAAAAACATTGAACATATTATTTATATTGGTTCGACTTTATGTAATAACGTACAACTTCAACATATTATTAGTAGCTACACCGAATATCAAAATAAAACACCAATCTTTTTACAAGATGGTGGTAATAGCGGTGCAATTGGTGCATTACTTCATGCTACGAAATAA
- a CDS encoding DinB family protein translates to MELVYKISYHRMQDHYLPKLVQAIRLVSEEDLWKKETSVNSIGGIVLHICEHLQRNTRRYKDPNIVFENGIEEYFPVKQIRSEALLKTVEEIFDEWGKAYIQVWEEKRHIDLQSLLHLVEHTSYHLGQVVDRTKCIEGQQFNFCQNGINEKNLRTRVETSNF, encoded by the coding sequence ATGGAGTTAGTATACAAAATTTCTTATCATAGAATGCAGGATCATTATTTACCTAAATTAGTACAGGCAATTAGGCTCGTTAGTGAAGAAGATTTGTGGAAAAAAGAGACCTCTGTTAATTCAATTGGTGGAATCGTACTACATATTTGTGAACATTTACAGAGAAATACAAGGCGTTATAAGGATCCAAATATAGTTTTTGAAAATGGAATTGAAGAATATTTTCCAGTGAAACAAATAAGATCTGAAGCTTTGTTAAAAACTGTTGAAGAAATATTTGATGAGTGGGGCAAAGCATATATACAGGTCTGGGAAGAAAAAAGGCATATTGATCTTCAAAGTCTATTACATTTGGTTGAGCATACAAGCTATCATTTAGGGCAAGTAGTAGATCGTACAAAATGTATTGAGGGACAACAGTTTAATTTTTGTCAAAATGGTATAAATGAAAAGAATTTGAGAACAAGAGTTGAAACTTCGAATTTTTAG
- a CDS encoding YrzI family small protein encodes MKFKVFFLTITIQKNKFSESEMLHERQINQAMDSVKERQSHYCSHL; translated from the coding sequence ATGAAATTTAAAGTATTCTTTTTAACCATTACCATTCAAAAAAATAAATTTTCTGAGTCTGAAATGCTTCATGAACGACAAATTAATCAAGCTATGGATTCTGTAAAAGAAAGACAAAGTCATTACTGTAGTCATCTGTAA
- a CDS encoding 3-hydroxyacyl-ACP dehydratase FabZ family protein, which produces MHIKDTLPHRYPFLMIDKVINVKQDEFVTGYKLITNNEWFINDNQKHMPHMLIVEALAQLSAFVHTSDSEGLGFLSSLDGVEFQGKAYPGDKLDLHYELTRNRRGFVLGKGIATVNDQPIVTIEKLLIYQAD; this is translated from the coding sequence ATGCATATTAAAGACACACTTCCCCATCGTTATCCATTTTTAATGATTGATAAAGTAATAAATGTAAAACAAGATGAATTCGTTACAGGATATAAACTCATTACAAATAACGAATGGTTTATAAATGATAATCAAAAACATATGCCTCATATGTTAATTGTAGAAGCACTTGCTCAGCTTAGTGCATTTGTACATACAAGTGATTCTGAAGGACTAGGATTCCTCTCCTCTTTAGATGGAGTTGAATTCCAAGGAAAAGCATATCCCGGTGATAAACTTGATTTACATTATGAACTAACGCGCAATCGCCGAGGTTTTGTTCTTGGTAAAGGTATTGCAACTGTAAACGACCAGCCTATTGTAACTATAGAAAAACTATTAATATATCAAGCAGATTAA
- a CDS encoding CcdC family protein translates to MGDTSSLITVFLCIALLIFWRRYRSMHKPIKGSGKRILWPLLFLTPGIVWFLGPVHPAILQVIIAVFIGVLFAVPLIVLTNYERRDDGNIYTKKSAAFLITFIVLVFLRYGSRQFIVDLDQQTIGLLFYVVAVSYIFPWRIAYYIKFRKVWPENNNHAI, encoded by the coding sequence ATGGGAGACACGTCCTCACTAATAACCGTCTTTTTATGCATTGCACTACTAATATTTTGGCGTCGTTATCGCTCCATGCATAAGCCAATAAAGGGATCAGGAAAACGTATTTTATGGCCATTACTATTTTTAACACCAGGTATTGTATGGTTTTTAGGTCCCGTACATCCAGCTATATTACAAGTAATTATAGCGGTATTCATTGGTGTACTTTTTGCTGTACCGCTTATAGTATTAACAAATTATGAACGAAGAGATGATGGGAATATTTATACGAAAAAAAGTGCAGCTTTTTTAATTACTTTTATTGTACTTGTCTTTTTAAGATATGGTTCAAGACAATTTATCGTTGATTTAGATCAACAAACGATTGGTTTATTATTTTACGTTGTTGCAGTATCGTATATTTTTCCTTGGAGAATTGCCTATTATATAAAGTTTAGGAAAGTTTGGCCGGAAAATAATAATCATGCTATATGA
- a CDS encoding YrzI family small protein, whose translation MTISVLFLSITIQRNTISKDEILHNEQIEKAMNDVKERQALYCDHL comes from the coding sequence ATGACTATTAGCGTATTGTTTTTAAGTATTACGATTCAAAGAAATACAATTTCCAAAGATGAAATTCTTCATAATGAGCAAATTGAAAAAGCTATGAATGATGTTAAGGAGCGCCAAGCACTTTACTGTGATCACCTGTAA
- a CDS encoding DUF4052 domain-containing protein, producing the protein MTTLMKQLRLHINFHYKAILIFWIVALLIKGALYAAHLNEAKVGYLLEIINNPSIAIMIFIVGSVFIVQDDVFRLAVSFGITRIQYFIGAICYIVLQSALFSFLQILFLQDIKYNLVNVNFGEQLIQQFILQFLFYVTIACFFQVVVIFKQRFQWIGLMIGGSLFLSTNSVLYGEVGIKGLLFTNDVSLIDIPYFIVISIGLTILYIITSSIFIRKVSFERTV; encoded by the coding sequence ATGACGACGTTAATGAAACAATTGAGGTTACATATAAATTTTCATTATAAAGCAATTTTAATATTTTGGATTGTAGCTTTATTAATAAAAGGAGCTTTATATGCTGCTCATTTAAATGAAGCGAAAGTTGGTTATTTACTCGAAATTATCAATAATCCTTCAATTGCAATTATGATTTTTATAGTAGGGAGTGTTTTCATTGTTCAAGATGATGTATTTCGTTTAGCAGTTTCATTTGGTATAACGAGAATACAATATTTTATCGGAGCGATTTGCTATATCGTGTTGCAATCCGCATTGTTTTCATTCCTTCAAATACTGTTTTTACAAGATATAAAATATAACTTAGTAAATGTTAACTTTGGAGAGCAATTAATACAACAGTTTATTTTACAATTTTTATTTTATGTTACGATAGCATGTTTCTTTCAAGTAGTAGTAATTTTTAAGCAAAGATTTCAATGGATTGGTCTCATGATTGGTGGGTCGCTTTTCCTTTCAACAAATAGTGTGCTGTATGGAGAAGTAGGGATAAAAGGATTGTTATTTACAAATGATGTATCTTTAATAGATATCCCTTATTTTATTGTTATTTCAATTGGATTAACAATTCTTTATATCATAACTAGTAGTATATTTATTCGTAAAGTATCATTTGAACGAACAGTTTAA
- a CDS encoding AI-2E family transporter, with the protein MKSKVHFWTLEVLMVVGIIFICTKISFLFQPIGIFISTLFFPILIALFLYFIFNPVLIFLENKKVPRNLAILLLYLFIITLTAVGVGVVVPTISQQLMDLVKNMPGYIKEGKVYIQELSHHRLFEWLSTQNYVSIETIEKNAIEYLKDIPNTITSSATALFGIITNVALVVFTVPFILFYMFKDGHAFPGKAVSLLPESYREEGLRIIKETNETLSAYIQGQALVCIFVGAFTFIGYLIIDLPYAFVLGIIAAFTNIIPNLGPFIGAAPAVIVGLFVSPMQALYVIIIVTIVQQFESNIISPRIMSSKLNIHPLTIIILILGVGNFAGIIGMILAVPVYAVTKTVVSNLVRLFKTKRSNRK; encoded by the coding sequence TTGAAATCAAAAGTGCACTTTTGGACATTAGAAGTGCTAATGGTTGTAGGAATCATATTTATTTGCACAAAAATATCATTTTTATTTCAACCGATTGGTATCTTCATATCAACATTATTTTTCCCAATCTTAATCGCGCTTTTTTTATACTTCATATTTAATCCTGTATTAATCTTTTTGGAGAATAAAAAAGTACCTAGAAATTTAGCGATATTACTGTTATATCTTTTTATCATAACATTAACTGCGGTTGGCGTTGGAGTAGTTGTTCCTACGATTTCACAACAGCTAATGGACTTAGTAAAAAATATGCCAGGCTACATAAAAGAGGGAAAAGTATACATACAAGAATTATCACATCATAGGTTGTTTGAATGGTTATCTACACAAAACTACGTTTCCATTGAAACAATTGAAAAAAATGCAATTGAATACTTAAAAGATATACCAAATACAATTACGTCGAGTGCAACGGCTTTATTTGGTATTATCACGAACGTTGCATTAGTTGTATTTACTGTACCGTTCATTTTATTTTACATGTTTAAAGATGGACATGCCTTTCCAGGAAAAGCGGTAAGTTTATTACCAGAGTCTTACCGTGAAGAGGGGCTTCGTATCATTAAGGAAACGAACGAAACATTATCTGCATATATTCAAGGACAAGCGCTCGTTTGTATATTTGTAGGTGCGTTTACATTTATCGGTTATTTAATTATCGATTTACCGTACGCTTTCGTTTTAGGAATTATTGCAGCATTTACAAACATCATTCCTAACTTAGGTCCATTTATTGGGGCAGCGCCAGCTGTTATTGTAGGACTGTTCGTATCTCCGATGCAAGCCTTATACGTAATTATTATCGTAACAATTGTACAACAGTTTGAAAGTAATATTATTTCACCACGTATTATGAGCTCGAAATTAAACATCCACCCATTAACAATTATTATCCTAATTTTAGGGGTAGGTAACTTTGCTGGAATCATCGGAATGATTTTAGCAGTACCAGTTTATGCAGTAACAAAAACAGTTGTTTCGAACTTAGTGAGATTGTTTAAGACGAAGAGAAGTAATCGGAAATAG
- the exsC gene encoding exosporium protein ExsC, whose product MSKTDATTFAIPSSPNKVILANLKLRISSRDSRNNRVELIATVGVEGITEISQVLFRIFLDNIEIFNTQVGIESTNSEQFYVQTFQATDQNISSGTHEYSLTVENLISSASAEVAGPLSFSALAIGQERKYC is encoded by the coding sequence ATAAGTAAAACTGATGCAACAACTTTTGCAATCCCCTCTTCTCCAAACAAAGTAATTCTAGCAAATTTGAAATTGAGAATTTCAAGTAGAGATTCACGTAATAATCGAGTAGAATTAATAGCTACAGTTGGTGTAGAAGGTATAACTGAGATTTCACAAGTTTTATTCCGAATTTTCCTTGATAACATTGAAATTTTCAATACACAAGTAGGTATTGAATCAACAAATTCTGAACAATTTTACGTACAAACATTCCAAGCTACAGACCAAAACATTAGCAGTGGAACACACGAATATTCATTAACTGTAGAAAACCTTATTAGTAGTGCAAGTGCAGAAGTTGCTGGTCCTCTATCTTTTAGCGCTTTAGCTATTGGACAAGAGCGTAAATATTGCTAA